From the genome of Fibrobacter sp. UWT2:
CTAAAATTCTTATCGGGGAAAAGTCCGTGGGCCTCACGCAGCACCTCGAAAACCTTCTGTGCCTGCATGGCATTGTGGCGCTGGTAAGTATAGTGCAAAAGCTTGTTGGTCTCTGGATCGACAACCGCGATCTTCACGGTGGTGGAACCAACGTCCACGCCGACCCATAAATCGTTCTTCATATTGCTCATAGTGGGCGTAAATTTAGAAATTTGGGTTGTTTCTGTAAGTAAATTTTAGGGACTTTTCGACGAAAACTGTAAAAAAGAGGATAAATGTTTTTCCTCACCCAAAAAAGGTGCGAAATGTTATATTTCGGCCATGCGATTGTGGCTTACGACATCTCCAGACGATTTTGCTTCGGAATTTGACGACATAGAACAGATGTTTTCCCGCGGGCTTTCGCGCCTGATTCTTTCGAAGCGGGGAAGAGGCGGTTCGCCATATGCAACGGAAAACGATTACGAGCGCTGGCTCATGGCGCTCCCGATGGATTGCCGCGACCGCATTTGGGTGCGTGGCACTCCCGATTTGGCGGAACGCCTGGATGTTCGTGGTTGCGTCGCCGAGGCAGGCTCGCTGCTGGGTGATGTTCCCGAAAGTTGGAAACGCGTGAATACAATTGCCTTTTGCCGCAGCTTGGATCAGCTGGAACAGCTGCCGGAATGGGTGGCGGGTGCGCTCGTCGGTCCGGTATTCCAGCCACAATCAGTCTTTGAACCGGTCCAGTTCCACGGAATTGAACTTGTTGCGAATAAATTAAATGATTTGTCCGGAACGGACGCTCCTAAGATCCCGCAAGTAATTGCCTTTGGCGGCATTGACCACGAAACGCTGGATGAAATCAAAAAACTCCCAGTGCAGGGAGTCTCTGTTCTCGGGGGCATCTGGAATTATGCCGACCCGGTAAATGCGTTTATTAAATTAAGTCGTGCGGTAAATTCAAATGTGTAATGTGTGATGTGTAGTTGTTAATTACTCATCTCACATCCCACATTTCACATCATCTCTAGTCTACTTCTGGACATAAACGCCATTTCTCGGCTTATTCTTGAGCCTGTTGCCAAGCAAGTCAAAGTAAACTGGGTTGCGGTTCAAACGCATGGGCTTGGTGTAGTCGCGTTGATTCCTAGAAACGATGGTTGTCGTGGTGTCCGGTTCCTTGTAGGGCTTATCGGGGTCGTCTACGACCATCTTGATTTTGGCTTGGCTCTTGCATCCGGTTTCGTTGGTGTAGGTTACGGTGTAGTAGCCGCTAAAGTCGCCGTCCACATTCTTGAGGGTGTTTTCGCGGTCGGTCGATTTAAATCCGTTCGGACCTTCCCAGCTCCAGATTTTGCCGTCCCATGGGTGCGGGCCGAATGTAACTGTAGCGCCTTTCGCTACCTTCAAGTCAAGCGATTCGTTCCAACCGCCATCGCCGACTTTGCTGTACGGGATAATCTTGGTGCCGCTGCACGGGGCGACAACCTTCTTCCCGTCGCAAACGCCGATAGAATCGGGTTCTTCGATGACTCTCGGCTCAAAGTCCGGAGTGGGGAATGCTTTCATGAGGGCTGCGGTTTCTGCTGCTGTAATGGGGATGACCGTTCCGTGGCGGGGCGTGAATGCTCCCTTCATTTCGGTATTTTGGACGAACGTGAAGTTTTCGAGGTCAGTACTGCTGGTGAATTGGTAATGTCCGTTCATGTAGCAGTCGTACATTAAAATCCAAGTTCCCTGGTTAATTAGCTTGAAGATGCCTGCACCTTCCACGGCTTCGGTTGTTTGCTGCAGGCCGTCCTTTTTCCGGTACCAGTTGGCAGGCTTAGTGCCGTTCGACTTGGTCAGTTCAAGGGCTCTTACCTTGCTGATGCCGCCGTCGCCCTCGTTCTTGTAGAAGGCGTGGTAGTATTTATCGGCCGGATTATAGACGATATCCATGTCGATGGTTGACTTGCCTCGGCTATAGTAGTAGATGGGGTCGCTTTCGAGGTCGGTAAAGTCTTTGTTGGCGTATGCAAAGAAGACTTGGTCATATTCAATGGTGCCGTCGTTGGTCAGCAGCGAGAAATACACGAGCGGACGGCCCTTGGTTCCGTCGCCGTTGTCGTAGGTGTCGTCCCAGATGGTTTCCGGGGCCCACACGCGGGTCACATTTGCAAAGTTCTTGCCCTTGTAGCGATCGGGGAAGTGTACCGTACTGTGTTTCCAGTTGATTAAGTCCTTGGACTTCATGAGTACCATGCCGCGGTTGCTGGACCAGCCTTCGGAGCTCTTCATGTCGGTATTCACCATGTAGAACCAACCGTCGGGGCCGCGCATCACGTGCGGGTCGCGGAGTCCCTTCTTGACGCTCACCGTATCGGCGGCCACAACGCGCTTGCCCCCGTTCATCGCCGTATAGTTGAATCCGTCGTTGCTCAGCGCGTAGTAGATGTTCTCGTTGTCGTTTGCCGGGAAATACACGAAAAGATAGTTGGAATACGGTTCGAACCCATGGATCGAGATGGTGAATTCCTTCTTTTCGGTTTGTCCGGAGGCTGATTCAAGGTTCTTCATGGTCGCCGTCAGGGTGACTTCCTTGTTTTCGCCAAGGAGACGGCCCTTGATTTTTCCGTCGTGTCCGAGGAATAGCGTATCGCTGCTTTCCCAGGTGGCAGGGACTCGGGTATACTGCCTGATGGTATCGGGGAGGTTCAAGTCGTTGTAGAGGTCGTTGGCGTTGGAATCGACTTCATAGTAGAAGACTGTTTGCCAAAACGGGGCTATTACGGGTTCTTGTGCAAAAACAGCCCCTGCTAAAGCGATAGCCAGTGGTAAAATGCGCTTCATACTTAAATCTCCGAACCTCTAAATTGATGGACTAATGACCTGTTATAAATATAACTCCACTTTGGCGGGCTTTTTTGTCAACTTTAATAAGAATATTGACATTTTTTCCATGGTTATAATGTACTTTATATCACATGTTGTAAGGGGGAAAACATATAAATATGTTGCAAAAGGGCTTTTTCTCCAAAAAAAAGGCATATTCCAAGTTGGAATAAGTCAAGTTGGTCTATTTTGGCCATTAAGCATTATATTAGGGTTATATGGAACGGAAGCGCGCAAAGATTTTAGTCATTGACGACACCAAGACGAATATTGAAGTGCTCGAGGGAATTTTGTCCAACGAGTACGATGTTTTTGTGGCTTTAGATGGCAAAAAAGGCCTCGCCTTGACAGAAAAGGTCAAACCGGACCTTATTTTGCTTGACGTGATGATGCCAGAAATGGATGGTTACGAAACGCTTCGTCAAATGAACGAGAAAAAACTGGTCGAAAATACGCCGGTGCTGTTCCTGACGGCCAAAGCAGATTCCAAGAGTGAACAGACTGGCCTTGACCTTGGCGCGGTGGATTACATTACTAAACCGTTCCACCCGAATTTGGTGCAGCTGCGCATTAAAAACCAGTTGGAATTCAAGCACCAGCGAGACCATTTGCAGGAACTGGTGGAAGAAAAGACCCTGGATTTGCGTAAGACCTTGAAGGTGATGCTGACTAGTCTCGGTGCGCTTGCGGAATACCGTGACCCAGAAACCGGTGCCCACATTAAGCGTACCCAGGTGCTGGTGCAGATGCTTGCCGAAACCCTCCGCGAACATCCTCGCTTTAAGGATGCGATTCCGAACAACGAATTTATTGATTACTATGCGACTGCCGCTCCCTTGCACGATATCGGCAAGGTGGGCATTCCCGATGAAATTTTGCGTAAGCCGGCCCGCCTGAACGAAGAAGAGTGGGCGGTCATGAGTACCCATGCCCAGATGGGCTACGATGTGTTGGTGAATGCGACCCATGAACTCAAGGACCATCCGCTGGTGCGTATTTCGGCAGAAATCATTTTGAATCACCACGAACGCTTTGATGGCGCGGGTTATCCGAATGGCCTTAAGGGGGATGATATCCCCGTGGGAGCCCGCTTGATGGCTGTGGCCGACGTGTACGACGCTCTAGTTTCGAAGCGCCCGTATAAAGAAGCTTACCCCCATGAAGTGGCGGTGAAGGAAATCCTGGAAGGCAGAGGTACTCAGTTTGACCCCGATGTGGTGGATGCCTTTATGTCCTTTGAATCCAAGTTGCCCGAAATATACGAGCACTATAAGGAAAGTCCGTAAGGAGCCGTTTTGACCCATAATCCACTGAATGCACAACGTCGTCGCTTAAGAAACCGCATCTCAATGGTGTACATGTTGCCGACTTTTGTGGCAGCAGTGGCTTTGGTCTTTCTTTTTTCTTCGGCGGTGCGTTCCATGTTGGTGGAATCTGCGGTCGCCAATACCGAAACGGCCCTGCGTGAACGCGTGCAGACCGAAATCGAAGCCTTCCTGAAAGTCCGCGAAGACAGTTTCTTGGGGGTTGCGAAACGTGTACAGCAGGTGACCAAGGATAACGCCATTAGGCCCTTGCTTTACAAGCAGACTCAGACAGCCGAAGGTATTGTGGATGTTTATTTCGGGACTACCGATGGCGACTATATTTCGGGCAGGGGCTTGAAACTGGAAAGCGGAAAGACGGAATTCCGCACCACGGGCTGGTATCTGGAAGCTTCGCGTAAAAGGGGCCTTGCCTATACGGGACCTACGATCCGTAAAAGCATCAACCGTCAGGTTCTTTCTCTTTCGTACCCGATTTGGGATAAGAATCAAAAGTTCAGGGGAGCCTTGGGCGAAGATATCAATCTGCACAAGGTTAGGCTTACCATGGGTGCCCTCGCCAAGGAAGAGGGTGGCATTACGATGTTGGTGGCAAGCGAAAGCGACAACTTGCTGACCTATTTCCCTTATGAAACCAACCGTGGAAAAGTCTTGCAGGACAGCGTCGAAAACTTGCTGTTGCTGATTTCTGACAAGTTTAGCTCGGACACCTTGATGGACGGGCGCATTTTGCGTTTTGAAAAGACCAATGAACATCACCAGCAGTTGATTTTCATGGTGACGCCCCTAAAGCAGTTGCCGTTCTATATCGTGCATGTCAGTCAGCATAACAAGATTGCGGCCAGCATCGATAACCATACCGATACCATGCTGGGCGTGGTCGCTTTCTTCGTGTTTGTGCTGATGGGACTTGCGGCCTTGTGCTCCCATATTCTTTTCCGTCGCTATATCCAGAGAGACTTGAACGACAGTGTGAATTCCAGTACGCTTTTCGATACGCTGCTGTGGAAGGGCAATAACTTTAACATCATTCTGACTAATGAAAATTTCGATATCTTGCATGCCAGCGCCTATGTGATGGATTTCTTGAACGGTGGCGAGGACATGAAAGAAGAAAGCCTGTTCAAGTTCTTTACTTCGGATGACTTTAATAAGTTTGCCCATCGAGTGGCTATGGGCGGACAGCTGCTTGCCAGTGAACGCAGAACCATTGTGCGTGTGGAAAATGCCGATGGGGAAGTGGCATGGTGGGGCATGACTTTCCAGGCGCTGGTAGAAGACAATGGCGCAACTCGATTCTTGATTATGATCAATGACGAAACGAGCGGAATCCAGAAAGATACGATTTTGGATACGATTATGCTTTCGGGCGATCATTCGATTTTGATCATTTTCGACAGGAACCTGCATATCAAATATATGTCTCGCCAGCTTGCTGAATTCTTGGGCAAGGAATGGCGTGCTTTTGTGGGGCTTTCTATTAACGAGCTTTCGGATATGGGGCTCCCTGAATCCATGATCAAGGCGGTAATCGATTCGTACAAGAAAGATGAAGTCTGGAAAGATTCCTTGATGCTCAAACCCGAAAACGGCACCGAAGAAACCTGGTTCCGTGGCGAAGGTTGTACCTTGAAGGTGCAAGAGGCTGTTGTGGGCTACATGCTTTCGATGATTGATATTTCGGAAGTGGTGGCAGCCCGCGAAATTGCTGAACAGGCGACCCAGGCGAAGAGTGAATTCCTTGCCAACATGAGCCATGAAATTCGCACGCCGATGAACGCCATTATCGGTATGGCGCACTTGATTTCAGAGACGAATCTGGATAATCACCAGCGAGGATTTGTAGACCGAATCAGCCATGCGGCAAAGTCTTTGCTCGGAATTATCAACAATATTCTAGACTTCTCGAAGATTGAGGCGAAAAAGCAGGATTTGGAAATCACGCAGCTTGTGCTGCAAGATGTGATTGGCGAAGTGGCGGCTCTTGCCGAGGTGCGTATCGCTGGCCGTCCGATAGAATTGATTGTGGATGTGGACCCGGATATTCCTGAAATCTTGATGGGTGACCCGCTCAGGCTTTCGCAGATCTTTACGAACCTGATTAACAATGCGACCAAGTTCACCGAAAAGGGTGACATTACCCTGAGTGTCAAGCTGTTGCAACAGGCGAACAATATGGTCAAGCTTTATATCTGTGTCAAGGATACAGGTATTGGCATGACTCAAGAACAGGTTTCGCGCTTGTTTAACGCGTTTACGCAGGCGGATGGTTCGACGACCCGCAAGTATGGCGGTACGGGCCTCGGACTTGTGATTTCCAAGTCCTTGGTGGAACTCATGGGCGGTCAGCTGCAGGTCTCGAGTGAATCGGGTGTAGGCTCGCAGTTCTTCTTTACGATTTCGCTCCCGGTGGCGGCCCAGGCGGGCGAGCCCAAGTGGAAAAATGAAGACCGCTTTACGAACAAGAATGTGCTCTTGGTTGATGACTGTGCCAATTTGCGTACAATTTTGAGGCATTACTTGAACAAGTTGCGTTGTGTCGTCGAAGAGGCGAGCTCCGTAGACGAAGCTCTGGATTTGATTCAGGCGCACGAAGAAGCGGGCGAGGCTCCGTACGATTTGTTCCTGGTTGATTACAGCATGCCGATTTTGAATGGCTTTGACTTTGTGCATGGCTTGACCGAAAACATGAAGTCGATTCCGAAGGTGTTGATGCACCCGATTCATTTTGACGAAAACGAACTGAATACGGCTAAGAGCCTGGGCTTTAACAGCAACGTGTCTAAGCCGCTCCAGATTAGCACGCTCCTGAGCGCCCTGCAAGAAGCCTTCGGTTTCCCGCTGACTTACAAAAAAGTCGAGAAAAAGGAAAAGGGCAAGATTTACTTTAAGGAAGCGAAGATCCTGCTGGTTGAAGATAACCAGATGAACCAGGAATTGGCTGTGTCGCTCTTGAATAGCGTGGGCCTTACCGCGATGATTGCGAATAACGGTAAAGAAGCGTTGGATATGCTCAAGAAGGATGCCTTCGACATGGTGCTCATGGATATCCAGATGCCAATTATGGATGGTCTGACTGCGACCAAGAAAATCCGCGCCCGCGAAGATGAATACTTCAAGAAGGTGCCGATTTTGGCCATGAGTGCCCGCGCCTTCCAGAAAGATACCGAAGAATGCCTTGAAGCGGGCATGAACGCGCACATTGTAAAACCGATTGACCCGACCATTTTGTACGAAGAAATGGCGAAGTTCTTGCCGGTGGCCGCCGAAACGCCCAATGTGGGTAAGTCCGAAGCTCCGGACCTTTCTCAAGACGACAAGGATTTCTTGGGCTACTTCCAGAAGGTCAAGGATTTCGATGCGGAATCGGGACTTTACCACGTGAACAACAACCGCAATATGTTCCTTAAGATATTGCAGGGCTTTGTTCGCGACTATGGTGGAAACTCCTTCAATTTGCGTGCTCTTATTGAACAGTTCCATTACGAAGAGGCTACCCGTATCGTGCATACCATTAAGGGCCTTTGCGGAACCATAGGTTCTAACAATGTGCAGAAATTGGCGGCAGACCTAGAAGCGGAATTGGAACAGAAACAGTGCGATTTCTCAGTTTACAATAAGTTTGAAGAACGTCTGCGTGCTCTCATTGGAGATTTGCAGATTGTGCTTTCGGATATTGTTTCGGAGCAGAATACACCTGCACAAAAGACTCAGGACCCCGAAGCGAATAAGAAGTTGACTGAAGCTGTCAAGGCGCTAAAGGATGCGGTGGATACTTGTTCTTCGACCCAGTGCAAGCGTATTCTTGATGGCATTGAAAATATTGCCTTCGAGCCGAACCAAGAAGTTCTGCTGCATAAGTTGAAGGAACTGTTGGACGATTACGACTTTAGCGAAGCGTCCGAAATCCTTGAATCACTTGAAAAGACTCTGGTCTAGTGTAGGACCATTGCTGCGATAAACGCGAGCGCCACAATCACTGCCGCCGCGATGGCGAGCGGGTTCGCCTTGTTCTTCTTTTCGCCGAATTCATTCTCGACAATTTCGTCGTAATCCGGTGTCTCGAGGTCGGTAAATTCCGCACCCTCGGACCAGCCGGTATTCTTGTCGCTTCCGCAATGCGGGCAGAACGTGGCGTTGTCTTTAATTTCTGAATGGCAATGAGGACAGAGCATAGAAAAAAGATAGTATATTTGGTGGATATGAAACAGATTACTTTGTGCGCTTTGTTATTTTCCTTGATGATTGTTTTTACTGCATGCTTTGACGAAGACAGTGCTTCTCCGGCAAAAAGCGACGAAAACATTGATTTGTACACCGATCCGGACGATAAGAACAATAAAGATAACGACGAAACGGTCCGTAAGAACGATTCTTCCGGTAAAAGCATTCAAGAACTCAAAAGAATGTTCGAAGACAAAAGCGTGTCCTATTCAATTCGTGTGGATTCTTCAGTTAACGAGGCTGCCGGAACGATTGCGTTTTTTGTCCCGACAATACAGAAAATGTGTGTGACTCAAGAAAATGAACGTGTTTTCAAGAATGTAGTCTTGGAAAAGGATTTTGTAAAAAGCGAGACTTCAATTTCTAAAGCTCGCTATGAAGTCTTTAATGATACGCTCATTCTTTACGGCAAAATGTATATGTTTACAGATTACGCAACACAGGGCGATTTGTATGTGAGCGATCATCACGACGGCATTTATGGTACTTGGTATAGCACTGGCTGTTCGGGTGGGCGTCATTCGAAACTTTATTGCAACGATGATGAAGATAAGTCTTATACCTATCTAAAACTTGATATCGGCAAAGACTATATCGAAGTGGATGGGCGACACGTTGTTGGACGTTTGCATAAATACTGCGGTGGATGCAATGTTCCTGTTGCCAATTCAGCTTTTCTCGGGGCCTTTGGCAAATTTATGGAAGATACGATAAGCTATTCCTTTGAACCTTCTTTGGTTGAAGGGCGTCTTTCTGATATACCATATTGGATAACTTATAGCGTTTTGGATTCATTAGTGCTCTTTGAATACCCTGAACGCACGGTGTCAATCAGGCAAGATATTGAAGTAGAAACGAGAATAAAGATTTCTTTAACGGTTTCTAGCGGAGATTTTAACTGCCATGCGACTACTTATATGTATGATTTTGAACGGATTCCTGATGAATTTTGCGAAGAATCTAGACCCGAAGAGGTATCGGGAATACGCAAGAATGTTTATACCACTGACTATTATCGTTTTCGTTCAAATGGTGTTTGGTATAATTATGTCGCAGAGCTGTATTATATTCCGGTAGACGAGAAGAAAGAATTTAACGACTGCTTGGAAGAACTTCGCGCCGCCTACAAAAAAGAAAAAAAGCCTATTGAGTAATTGTTCGTTGTAAAAAAACACCTCGGAAAAATCCGAGGTGTTTTTTTTTAAGCTTTTGGCTTATGCCGCTAAGCGGCAAAGCCGCATTTCATCCGTGAGCAACAAAGCCCTCGGGTGTTAACCGAGGGCGGTTGCGAGAGCGAGGCGATATCACATTTTTAATCTGCGATAGAGCCGAGCGGTCTCATTAGAGCTTGTTGTTAGAACCAAGAACGTCGACGATCTTGTGTTCGTACATCTTCTGCATGTTTTCGCGAGCCGGCTTGAGGTACTGGCGCGGGTCGAAGTGTTCCGGATGTTCGTCGAAATACTTACGGATAGCGGCAGTCATGGCGAGACGGCTGTCAGAGTCGATGTTGATCTTGCAAACAGCGGACTTGGAAGCTTCGCGGAGCTGTTCTTCCGGAATACCGACGGCATCCGGGAGCTTGCCACCGTGGGCGTTGATGGTATCGACTTCGTCCTGCGGAACAGAAGAAGAACCGTGGAGAACGATCGGGAAGCCCGGGAGCTTCTGTTCGATGGCGTGGAGCACGTCGAATGCCAGGGGAGGCGGAACGAGCTTGCCAGTCTTCGGGTCGCGAGTGCACTGTTCCGGCTTGAACTTGTAAGCACCGTGGCTGGTACCGATGGAGATAGCGAGGGAGTCGCAGCCCGTACGGGTAGCGAAGTCGATCACTTCTTCCGGCTTGGTGTAGTGAGATTCTTCAGCCTGGACTTCGTCTTCCACACCGGCGAGCACGCCGAGTTCAGCTTCGACGGTCACGTCGTGCTGGTGAGCGTATTCAACAACCTTCTTGGTGAGGGCGATGTTGTCTTCGTACGGAAGAGCGGAACCGTCGATCATCACGGAAGAGAAACCGTTGTCGATGCAGTCCTTGCAGAGTTCGAAAGAGTCACCGTGGTCGAGGTGGAGCACGATCTGCGGATTGGCGCAGCCGAGTTCCTTGGCGTATTCAACAGCACCCTGAGCCATGTAGCGGAGGATGGTGCCGTTTGCGTAGTTACGAGCACCCTTAGAGACCTGCATGATCACCGGAGACTTCTGCTTCACAGCAGCCTGCACGATGGCCTGCATCTGTTCCATGGTGTTGAAGTTGAAAGCCGGGATAGCGTAGCCACCCTTAACAGCCTTTGCAAACATTTCCCTGGTGTTCACCAGGCCGAGTTCCTTGTAAGAAACTGCCATTTGTTTTACCTCTTGATTTGATTGGCGACTTGCATCGCCGGTTAAAAGTTACGGGGCTAAAAATAGCAAATTTAAACTGCTTTGTCACGCAAAATGCAAAAAAAGAAACCCCGCACCAAGTGCGGGGTGACTTTAGTGGAAAAGTATTCCGTTAGGCTTACTTAGCTTCCTGCTGCTGAAGAGCCTTGTCCTGGATCACGAGGTCCACGCGACGGTTCTTCTGGCGGCCTTCCTTGGTGGAGTTGTCAGCGACCGGCATGGTCATACCGAGACCCTTGGCCGTGAGTCGATCTTCAGCGATACCCTGTTCCACAAGGAATGCCTTCACGTTATCGGCACGCTGCTGGGAAAGCTTCATGTTGTGTTCTTCGGAACCGGTGTTGTCGGTGTTACCTTCGATGGACACGTTGAACTGCTGGTACACGGAAAGAATACCGGCCACCTTGGCGAGGCTCGTCTTCAAGTCGGCCTTGAGGTCGGCCTTGTTCACGGCGAACAAGATGTCGGACATGGAAAGGATAATGCCGCGAGCGGACTTGGTCACCTGAATCATCTGGGACTGCAGTTCGTTCAGCTTGTTCATGGCTTCCTGCTGGCGAACTTCAGCCTTGGCGCGTTCTTCGGCGAGTTCCTTCTGGAGGTCGGCTTCACGCTGGTTGGCAGCCTTCAAAGCGGCTTCCTGGGCGGCTGCTTCGGCCTGGAACTTTTCCTGGTTCTGCTGCATTTCGGCCTGGAGGCGGGCTTCCTGGTCCTTCATCTTGGCCTTTTCAGCTTCGAGGTCGTTCACCTTACCGGTGCGGGCCTTGTTGATCTGTTCCTGAATAGCTTCGATAGAACGAGCGGTGGCGGCGCGCTTTTCCCACTTTTCAGCGGTGCTGTTGCGGTATTTCTGGGTTTCGGCCTGGGCGGCGATCGTCTTGGCGTAAGTGTCGCACTTGGTGGCGAGAGCCTTGGTTTCGTCAGATTCTGCGTCGTCATTGTAGGCGGCGTCGAGGGCGATGAGGTTGTTCTTGGCGGCGGCAAGTGTGTATTTGGCAGAGGTGGCGTTGGCCGGAATATCCTTGGCGGCTTTGTCAATTGCAGTCTGGCAGGCTTCCACGGCGTTCGGGCCAGAAACTTCTTCGGCAGCGAAGGAGAGAGCGGCTGCCATGGCGCTAATCATCAAAAGGTTTCTCGTTTTCATTACTTGGCACCTCCGTTCTTGGTTTCCTGGTCAAGGATGCTCTGGTAAAGGAGCTTGCGTTCGACATCGCCTCTCAGTTCTTTTTCGACTTTTTCGTCTTCTTTCTTGGCGGCGTCAAGTTCGGCGTTTGCGACAGCGAGTCTGTATTCAAGAGAGCTCTGTTCGGCAAGGGCGGCGGCTTCTTCTTCGTCACCGTCGGCCTGCAGGGCCTTGGCGGAGTCGAGCTTTGCATTGGCAGATTCGAGCTGGGCG
Proteins encoded in this window:
- a CDS encoding thiamine phosphate synthase; protein product: MRLWLTTSPDDFASEFDDIEQMFSRGLSRLILSKRGRGGSPYATENDYERWLMALPMDCRDRIWVRGTPDLAERLDVRGCVAEAGSLLGDVPESWKRVNTIAFCRSLDQLEQLPEWVAGALVGPVFQPQSVFEPVQFHGIELVANKLNDLSGTDAPKIPQVIAFGGIDHETLDEIKKLPVQGVSVLGGIWNYADPVNAFIKLSRAVNSNV
- a CDS encoding glycoside hydrolase family 43 protein is translated as MKRILPLAIALAGAVFAQEPVIAPFWQTVFYYEVDSNANDLYNDLNLPDTIRQYTRVPATWESSDTLFLGHDGKIKGRLLGENKEVTLTATMKNLESASGQTEKKEFTISIHGFEPYSNYLFVYFPANDNENIYYALSNDGFNYTAMNGGKRVVAADTVSVKKGLRDPHVMRGPDGWFYMVNTDMKSSEGWSSNRGMVLMKSKDLINWKHSTVHFPDRYKGKNFANVTRVWAPETIWDDTYDNGDGTKGRPLVYFSLLTNDGTIEYDQVFFAYANKDFTDLESDPIYYYSRGKSTIDMDIVYNPADKYYHAFYKNEGDGGISKVRALELTKSNGTKPANWYRKKDGLQQTTEAVEGAGIFKLINQGTWILMYDCYMNGHYQFTSSTDLENFTFVQNTEMKGAFTPRHGTVIPITAAETAALMKAFPTPDFEPRVIEEPDSIGVCDGKKVVAPCSGTKIIPYSKVGDGGWNESLDLKVAKGATVTFGPHPWDGKIWSWEGPNGFKSTDRENTLKNVDGDFSGYYTVTYTNETGCKSQAKIKMVVDDPDKPYKEPDTTTTIVSRNQRDYTKPMRLNRNPVYFDLLGNRLKNKPRNGVYVQK
- a CDS encoding HD domain-containing phosphohydrolase — translated: MERKRAKILVIDDTKTNIEVLEGILSNEYDVFVALDGKKGLALTEKVKPDLILLDVMMPEMDGYETLRQMNEKKLVENTPVLFLTAKADSKSEQTGLDLGAVDYITKPFHPNLVQLRIKNQLEFKHQRDHLQELVEEKTLDLRKTLKVMLTSLGALAEYRDPETGAHIKRTQVLVQMLAETLREHPRFKDAIPNNEFIDYYATAAPLHDIGKVGIPDEILRKPARLNEEEWAVMSTHAQMGYDVLVNATHELKDHPLVRISAEIILNHHERFDGAGYPNGLKGDDIPVGARLMAVADVYDALVSKRPYKEAYPHEVAVKEILEGRGTQFDPDVVDAFMSFESKLPEIYEHYKESP
- a CDS encoding response regulator, which codes for MTHNPLNAQRRRLRNRISMVYMLPTFVAAVALVFLFSSAVRSMLVESAVANTETALRERVQTEIEAFLKVREDSFLGVAKRVQQVTKDNAIRPLLYKQTQTAEGIVDVYFGTTDGDYISGRGLKLESGKTEFRTTGWYLEASRKRGLAYTGPTIRKSINRQVLSLSYPIWDKNQKFRGALGEDINLHKVRLTMGALAKEEGGITMLVASESDNLLTYFPYETNRGKVLQDSVENLLLLISDKFSSDTLMDGRILRFEKTNEHHQQLIFMVTPLKQLPFYIVHVSQHNKIAASIDNHTDTMLGVVAFFVFVLMGLAALCSHILFRRYIQRDLNDSVNSSTLFDTLLWKGNNFNIILTNENFDILHASAYVMDFLNGGEDMKEESLFKFFTSDDFNKFAHRVAMGGQLLASERRTIVRVENADGEVAWWGMTFQALVEDNGATRFLIMINDETSGIQKDTILDTIMLSGDHSILIIFDRNLHIKYMSRQLAEFLGKEWRAFVGLSINELSDMGLPESMIKAVIDSYKKDEVWKDSLMLKPENGTEETWFRGEGCTLKVQEAVVGYMLSMIDISEVVAAREIAEQATQAKSEFLANMSHEIRTPMNAIIGMAHLISETNLDNHQRGFVDRISHAAKSLLGIINNILDFSKIEAKKQDLEITQLVLQDVIGEVAALAEVRIAGRPIELIVDVDPDIPEILMGDPLRLSQIFTNLINNATKFTEKGDITLSVKLLQQANNMVKLYICVKDTGIGMTQEQVSRLFNAFTQADGSTTRKYGGTGLGLVISKSLVELMGGQLQVSSESGVGSQFFFTISLPVAAQAGEPKWKNEDRFTNKNVLLVDDCANLRTILRHYLNKLRCVVEEASSVDEALDLIQAHEEAGEAPYDLFLVDYSMPILNGFDFVHGLTENMKSIPKVLMHPIHFDENELNTAKSLGFNSNVSKPLQISTLLSALQEAFGFPLTYKKVEKKEKGKIYFKEAKILLVEDNQMNQELAVSLLNSVGLTAMIANNGKEALDMLKKDAFDMVLMDIQMPIMDGLTATKKIRAREDEYFKKVPILAMSARAFQKDTEECLEAGMNAHIVKPIDPTILYEEMAKFLPVAAETPNVGKSEAPDLSQDDKDFLGYFQKVKDFDAESGLYHVNNNRNMFLKILQGFVRDYGGNSFNLRALIEQFHYEEATRIVHTIKGLCGTIGSNNVQKLAADLEAELEQKQCDFSVYNKFEERLRALIGDLQIVLSDIVSEQNTPAQKTQDPEANKKLTEAVKALKDAVDTCSSTQCKRILDGIENIAFEPNQEVLLHKLKELLDDYDFSEASEILESLEKTLV
- a CDS encoding zinc ribbon domain-containing protein translates to MLCPHCHSEIKDNATFCPHCGSDKNTGWSEGAEFTDLETPDYDEIVENEFGEKKNKANPLAIAAAVIVALAFIAAMVLH
- a CDS encoding class II fructose-bisphosphate aldolase encodes the protein MAVSYKELGLVNTREMFAKAVKGGYAIPAFNFNTMEQMQAIVQAAVKQKSPVIMQVSKGARNYANGTILRYMAQGAVEYAKELGCANPQIVLHLDHGDSFELCKDCIDNGFSSVMIDGSALPYEDNIALTKKVVEYAHQHDVTVEAELGVLAGVEDEVQAEESHYTKPEEVIDFATRTGCDSLAISIGTSHGAYKFKPEQCTRDPKTGKLVPPPLAFDVLHAIEQKLPGFPIVLHGSSSVPQDEVDTINAHGGKLPDAVGIPEEQLREASKSAVCKINIDSDSRLAMTAAIRKYFDEHPEHFDPRQYLKPARENMQKMYEHKIVDVLGSNNKL
- a CDS encoding OmpA family protein; translated protein: MKTRNLLMISAMAAALSFAAEEVSGPNAVEACQTAIDKAAKDIPANATSAKYTLAAAKNNLIALDAAYNDDAESDETKALATKCDTYAKTIAAQAETQKYRNSTAEKWEKRAATARSIEAIQEQINKARTGKVNDLEAEKAKMKDQEARLQAEMQQNQEKFQAEAAAQEAALKAANQREADLQKELAEERAKAEVRQQEAMNKLNELQSQMIQVTKSARGIILSMSDILFAVNKADLKADLKTSLAKVAGILSVYQQFNVSIEGNTDNTGSEEHNMKLSQQRADNVKAFLVEQGIAEDRLTAKGLGMTMPVADNSTKEGRQKNRRVDLVIQDKALQQQEAK
- a CDS encoding DUF4398 domain-containing protein — its product is MKSRILVAGMAALALASLSGCAGSVNAAKSIEFADSNKTIAQEAKVDAAQLESANAKLDSAKALQADGDEEEAAALAEQSSLEYRLAVANAELDAAKKEDEKVEKELRGDVERKLLYQSILDQETKNGGAK